The Huiozyma naganishii CBS 8797 chromosome 3, complete genome genome contains a region encoding:
- the CDC6 gene encoding AAA family ATPase CDC6 (similar to Saccharomyces cerevisiae CDC6 (YJL194W); ancestral locus Anc_1.142), translated as MSSPPSTPHKQIKRDSASANGLLTPPISALKKRRLFAEDTSSLSLESPTKKRVQVPQLPITPRKELNSVAPSPQKLVFGKDSVYSKTKALLQRSAGIFAEEESGCLPTRRAQYDDIVKFIDSNVSAHTSSSLYITGPPGTGKTAQVDSVIKNCFLPVVLPSFKNKCKEFKVNRLNPSLKNQSYFQLSNGRVENVAITTINCIALSHPSVIFHKIFDSFCSNANTNLDHNTSVKTVADLQEFMETHSPQTTFIVVLDELDKLLGGGTADTQVTKIIFELFLLARLPTVNFLMIGIANSLDLKERFLTRLNLRQDLLPKTILFDPYSAEEMFQIVMHRLSLLDEAKSVFNPIAIKFAAKKCSGNTGDVRKVFDVLRSSIEIVELESVKKMKMEQTEQFQPIRVGMPHVAKVFAQITSSASTKSIINKLNLQQKIILCTLVHRENTDVFQSYCSIDDAYDYYCKFVAKRDALKPLKRNEFYEISNALETCGVVTVSQGKVPGKTKQVVKMIKTNIDEKEFEEEVGKMEILKRFL; from the coding sequence ATGTCATCTCCACCCTCTACCCCTCACAAGCAAATAAAGCGCGATAGTGCCAGTGCAAATGGACTCCTCACACCTCCAATTTCGGCGCTGAAGAAGCGGAGGCTGTTTGCCGAAGACACTTCTAGTTTATCTTTGGAATCGCCCACCAAAAAACGTGTTCAAGTTCCTCAGTTACCGATAACCCCAAGGAAGGAGCTAAATTCAGTGGCTCCGTCTCCTCAAAAACTAGTATTCGGTAAAGATTCTGTATACTCCAAAACAAAAGCCCTTTTGCAAAGATCGGCCGGTATATTTGCCGAAGAAGAGTCTGGGTGTCTTCCTACAAGGAGGGCGCAATACGACGATATTGTGAAATTTATTGATAGCAACGTTTCAGCTCACACTAGTAGCTCACTCTACATCACTGGGCCACCAGGGACTGGAAAGACAGCACAGGTAGACTCAGTAATaaaaaactgttttttACCCGTTGTTCTACCCTCGTTTAAAAACAAGTGTAAAGAGTTCAAAGTTAATCGTTTGAACCCTAGTTTGAAAAATCAATCGTACTTCCAGCTGTCGAATGGAAGAGTAGAAAATGTAGCTATAACAACGATAAATTGTATTGCTTTGAGTCATCCCAGTGTTATCTTCCATAAGATATTTGACTCTTTTTGCAGTAATGCGAATACCAACCTGGATCATAACACCTCGGTAAAAACCGTGGCAGATCTTCAAGAGTTTATGGAGACTCATTCACCTCAAACAACTTTCATAGTGGTGTTGGATGAGTTGGACAAACTTTTGGGGGGAGGCACCGCAGATACGCAAGTCACCAAGATTATCTTTGAATTGTTCTTATTAGCGCGGTTACCTACTGTTAATTTCCTGATGATTGGGATTGCTAACAGTTTAGATCTGAAGGAGAGGTTCCTTACCCGCTTGAATTTGAGACAGGACCTGCTGCCAAAGACAATTCTTTTCGACCCATACAGTGCGGAGGAGATGTTCCAAATCGTGATGCATCGTTTGAGTCTGCTAGATGAGGCAAAATCCGTTTTCAACCCAATTGCCATCAAATTTGCcgcaaaaaaatgttctGGTAACACAGGTGATGTAAGAAAGGTATTTGACGTGTTGAGGTCAAGCATAGAGattgttgaacttgaatcagtgaaaaaaatgaaaatggAGCAAACAGAACAGTTCCAACCCATTAGAGTCGGGATGCCACATGTGGCAAAAGTGTTTGCCCAAATCACTAGTTCCGCTTCTACGAAATCTATCatcaacaagttgaacttgcaacaaaaaattatcTTGTGCACATTGGTACATCGAGAGAACACGGAtgtttttcaaagttaCTGTTCGATAGATGATGCATATGATTACTACTGTAAATTTGTGGCCAAAAGAGACGCTCTGAAACCATTGAAGCGTAATGAGTTCTACGAGATATCGAACGCCTTAGAAACGTGCGGGGTGGTGACAGTATCCCAAGGTAAGGTACCGGGGAAGACCAAGCAAGTGGTAAAGATGATCAAGACGAACATTGATGaaaaagaatttgaagaagaagttggaaAGATGGAGATTTTAAAAAGATTCCTGTAA
- the RPS14B gene encoding 40S ribosomal protein uS11 (similar to Saccharomyces cerevisiae RPS14A (YCR031C) and RPS14B (YJL191W); ancestral locus Anc_1.146), with the protein MASVVQSRDNSQVFGVARIFASFNDTFVHVTDLSGKETISRVTGGMKVKADRDESSPYAAMLAAQDVAARCKEVGITAVHVKIRATGGTRTKTPGPGGQAALRALARSGLRIGRIEDVTPVPSDSTRKKGGRRGRRL; encoded by the exons aTGGCTAGCG TTGTTCAGTCTCGTGACAACTCCCAAGTCTTTGGTGTTGCTAGAATCTTTGCTTCTTTCAACGATACCTTCGTTCATGTTACCGACTTGTCTGGTAAGGAAACCATTTCCAGAGTTACTGGTGGTATGAAGGTCAAGGCTGACAGAGATGAATCCTCTCCATACGCCGCTATGTTGGCTGCCCAGGATGTCGCTGCCAGATGTAAGGAAGTCGGTATTACCGCCGTCCACGTCAAAATCAGAGCTACTGGTGGTACCAGAACCAAGACCCCAGGTCCAGGTGGTCAAGCTGCTTTGAGAGCTTTGGCTAGATCCGGTTTGAGAATTGGCCGTATCGAAGATGTTACCCCAGTCCCATCTGACTCCACCAGAAAGAAGGGTGGTAGAAGAGGTAGAAGACTATGA
- the SOP4 gene encoding Sop4p (similar to Saccharomyces cerevisiae SOP4 (YJL192C); ancestral locus Anc_1.145) gives MLLPVLLWFQLYIGTAIAASIKGRLDVGIADISNYKVTRTYFKIQQFGEFDSEIPYHAVSHVKNIDGDFEFTNLPLNSGVNATTRYVISPVSKDFNLKPNRVLLEFTNMENGTVSTKAYQNYFGREYYPSPNTTHPEPLEPCEVDPYIRFTYIKKAPVRQYLQLRNDGIFQTGFIANIIHSPWKLALVFIVLGIMLFPMYVENFDPETVKAMKEEAQRKTKEKYQIKEQGKVEH, from the coding sequence ATGCTATTGCCTGTACTCCTCTGGTTTCAACTTTACATTGGAACAGCTATTGCTGCTTCGATCAAGGGCCGGTTAGATGTCGGGATTGCTGATATATCAAACTATAAGGTAACGAGAACATATTTTAAGATACAGCAATTTGGGGAGTTCGATTCTGAAATTCCTTACCATGCGGTAAGCCACGTGAAAAACATTGATGGCGATTTTGAATTCACAAATTTGCCCTTGAACAGTGGCGTTAATGCAACTACAAGATATGTTATCTCCCCTGTTTCGAAAGATTTCAACTTAAAACCCAACAGGGTTCTTCTCGAATTCACCAACATGGAGAATGGGACCGTATCAACAAAGGCATATCAGAATTATTTCGGTCGTGAATATTATCCCAGCCCAAATACAACACATCCGGAGCCACTGGAACCCTGCGAAGTCGACCCGTATATTAGATTCACGTACATCAAAAAGGCTCCCGTGAGACAATATTTGCAACTAAGGAACGACGGGATTTTCCAAACAGGATTTATTGCTAACATTATACACTCTCCCTGGAAACTTGCATTGGTGTTTATTGTTTTAGGTATAATGCTTTTCCCCATGTACGTTGAAAACTTCGACCCAGAGACCGTTAAAGCAATGAAGGAGGAAGCTCAAAGAAAAACGAAGGAAAAATACCAAATCAAGGAACAAGGTAAAGTAGAACATTAG
- the KNAG0C02190 gene encoding uncharacterized protein (similar to Saccharomyces cerevisiae SNT1 (YCR033W); ancestral locus Anc_1.141), giving the protein MSAGSQRRPQKAHYRFQRNTCYCNPRCYDCNSSEIYNGVQRHINSWDKSAPNSPNKSTCRNKGTYSNGPTSQSFTPSQFHSTQLKELSRYHSNCLLEHSRFLHKGSHKGRSNMSFYYSENPTLLSRPDYNRTRVPYLLQDDKCYNKKFNKFKRNENCPPHVKSTAHKLLQMKRNHERSSKRQLNAPSSLIYSVKETKSQRELDTTNFLPRELNSTEDTCSKHTSNVSIASSSSSSSEAHLLSITDDYILDVQPHTHIDDRNATSLKTNYEYVSDPSLLRTNIKKLLAAPRIVGFEATCFPPTTCIFPLGRVETKLMELKAMMKTNQVVRPKYPRKKTIKRLKDYPFFKCNARGTTRQNDVLKVSMILKLLQKDFLVKLQQREKETEGARSKWFQMCERNDKISEKIRHRIYKPRAAILRDTKINNSRSLPSPTKISRADYVDDAELEDVLLEIDPL; this is encoded by the coding sequence ATGTCCGCAGGCTCCCAAAGGAGGCCACAAAAGGCGCATTACAGGTTCCAAAGAAATACATGCTATTGTAATCCAAGGTGTTATGATTGTAACAGCAGTGAGATATACAATGGCGTACAACGACACATAAATTCATGGGATAAAAGCGCCCCAAATTCACCGAATAAATCGACCTGCAGAAATAAGGGAACCTATTCCAATGGACCGACTAGTCAGTCTTTTACGCCATCTCAATTCCACTCTACCCAATTGAAAGAATTAAGCAGATATCATTCTAATTGCCTACTTGAACATTCTAGATTTTTGCATAAGGGTAGTCACAAAGGGAGATCCAACATGTCTTTCTATTACTCTGAAAATCCGACACTTTTATCCAGACCAGATTATAACAGAACGAGGGTTCCATATCTATTACAAGACGATAAATGCTATAATAAAAAGTTTAAcaagttcaaaagaaatGAGAATTGCCCTCCCCATGTAAAATCAACAGCTCACAAATTGTTGCAGATGAAAAGAAATCACGAACGTTCGTCAAAGCGACAACTCAACGCGCCATCAAGCCTGATATACTCGgtaaaagaaacaaaaagtCAACGTGAGTTAGATACTACCAATTTCTTACCCCGTGAATTGAACAGTACGGAAGACACGTGTAGCAAACATACTTCCAATGTTAGTATtgcatcatcatcctcatcatcatcagaaGCACATTTACTTAGCATAACCGATGATTATATTTTAGATGTGCAGCCTCACACACACATTGATGATCGGAACGCTacatctttgaaaacaaaTTACGAATATGTTAGTGATCCATCATTACTGAGAACTAACATTAAAAAGTTATTGGCTGCACCTCGTATTGTTGGTTTTGAAGCGACCTGTTTCCCACCAACAACTTGTATTTTTCCACTTGGAAgagttgaaacaaaactgATGGAATTGAAGGCCATGATGAAAACCAATCAAGTTGTCCGACCAAAGTACCCACgtaaaaaaacaataaaaCGCTTAAAGGATTATCCATTCTTCAAGTGCAACGCTCGTGGAACGACTCGCCAAAACGATGTTTTAAAGGTAAGCATGATTCTAAAACTATTGCAAAAGGACTTTCTCGTCAAGCTTcaacaaagagaaaaagaaacagagggAGCGCGATCAAAATGGTTTCAAATGTGTGAGAGAAATGATAAAATAAGCGAGAAGATCCGGCATCGTATTTACAAACCCCGAGCGGCTATATTGCGTGATACTAAAATAAACAACTCGAGGTCTTTGCCTTCTCCGACAAAAATCTCTCGCGCAGACTACGTGGATGATGCAGAACTGGAAGATGTGCTATTAGAAATAGACCCTCTTTAA
- the RPS22A gene encoding 40S ribosomal protein uS8 (similar to Saccharomyces cerevisiae RPS22A (YJL190C); ancestral locus Anc_1.147) — MTRTSVLADALNAINTAEKTGKRQVLIRPSSKVIIKFLQVMQKHGYIGEFEYIDDHRSGKIVVQLTGRLNKCGVISPRFNVKIGEIEKWTDNLLPARQFGYIILTTSAGIMDHEEARRKHVSGKILGFVY; from the coding sequence ATGACCAGAACCTCTGTTTTAGCTGATGCTTTGAACGCTATCAACACCGCCGAAAAGACCGGTAAGCGTCAAGTTTTGATTAGACCATCTTCCAAGGTCATCATCAAGTTTTTGCAAGTTATGCAAAAGCACGGTTACATTGGTGAATTCGAATACATTGATGACCACAGATCCGGTAAGATTGTTGTCCAATTGACCGGTAGATTGAACAAGTGTGGTGTTATCTCTCCAAGATTCAACGTTAAGATTGGTGAAATCGAAAAGTGGACTGACAACTTGTTGCCAGCCAGACAATTCGGTTACATTATCTTGACCACCTCTGCTGGTATCATGGACCACGAAGAAGCCAGAAGAAAGCACGTTTCTGGTAAGATTCTAGGTTTCGTTTACTAA
- the UBP12 gene encoding putative ubiquitin-specific protease UBP12 (similar to Saccharomyces cerevisiae UBP12 (YJL197W); ancestral locus Anc_1.137), with product MEKSDEEGLNFNNQIHNTTTNEKDISERVASPPSPSAEDSSHEDTNSSKQVEDIRTDIGRQRETIAFLLENSKRNEKEGNKVYIIPKFWYDNFFNNDIDEPSMLGPIDTQLIVKDHENFILNSYDSCPYISIPEEIFNSFVEWYGLSEGSQPVSTVLVTDSTNGTLITEYNKPCFKLQYLINPDQKSRVFDNHHPGPLYTCVSASKLSSIGDALEQALGNFFKIETHLTVDNSKVNVWLVKNLSEEEITLSEPYLINPMQFLFYPEKIKVTDDILSKSLRELDILNGIFIIETKRRSRKTKQHWASNYFHYNKLNRSTGTIGLSNLGNTCYMNSGLQCLVHIPQIRDYFVYNGFEKEINVNNPLGFQGHMARSFHGLIQSLFGDSIAPFPSYVSPTHFKSTLVHFNSMFSGFQQQDSQEFLAFLLDSLHEDLNRIVEKPYVEKPSLKPGDDINDFDTIKKLANETWKSHLMRNDSIITDIFVGMYKSTLECPECSNVSITFDPYNDLTLPLPINSSWNAQVRIFPSKLPPCMIEVELPKASTYQDLKEYVAKCLGMNAQNLYGCEVFNHQFYNNFESPDSTAQYLPIYELISESDIVVFYELVSEPGDLIIPVLNAISNKESNNDSLFGVPFFITIKAADVNNITLLRHKLEKEYINLSGGYVSPKSTENNEIKDIAAFPLLQEKYPDVDFKEYTDILQYATQYDDSTNLPEKPLFEIRIIETERSTSYMKENVSGEPIELWTPRAHLNLALAQDITDKVDAVVNDIFNYSNMLITKQQEKGTVPNNSLEPMDIDSCSVLENCSDKSESFTNLGSITEEACNEFLNEKTESGALSDTTVITPQSLLVCYWSKEVADEVFSHDNVVNWENPGKISNKELESIKLAESAHVEQETTLKDCLNLFSKKEVLGMSDSWYCPNCKEHRQATKKIELWNTPDVFLIHLKRFENTRSFSDKIDATILFPIEDLDMSEYLVYKDDPRGSVYDLIAVDNHYGGMGGGHYTAYVKNLTDQNWYYFDDSRVSKTSPEKSIAGSAYLLFYLRRGSLNNIDSKRLKDIIDTSRSEHEIQIQTLYTKQEELYEVNESSGASEDEQEDEENSDTAKEDDGNSDSGSDDNPVSSTGTESMDGFSQDEVSVPVENEENIAKTNTEDRSDTNYYTESLDVGQTDPGNASVNSSDNVEKRKKRLLNKVYSDKLLNSSSESLERSENGDTESVASIRSGGERVPVLDSLYA from the coding sequence ATGGAGAAAAGTGACGAGGAGGGGTTGAATTTCAATAATCAAATCCACAACACTACCACCAATGAAAAAGATATAAGTGAACGCGTGGCATCTCCACCTTCGCCGAGTGCTGAAGACTCTAGTCACGAAGATACCAACTCATCAAAACAGGTTGAAGATATACGCACTGATATTGGGagacaaagagaaacaatTGCATTTCTTCTGGAAAACAGCAAGCGGAATGAAAAAGAGGGCAATAAGGTCTACATAATACCGAAATTCTGGTATGAtaattttttcaacaacgaTATAGATGAGCCCTCAATGCTAGGCCCAATTGACACTCAGTTGATTGTCAAGGACCATGAAAACTTTATCTTGAATAGTTATGATTCATGCCCATATATTTCCATTCCAGAGGAGATATTCAATAGCTTTGTTGAATGGTATGGACTGTCAGAGGGATCGCAACCAGTCTCGACTGTGTTGGTTACAGATTCAACGAATGGTACACTGATAACGGAATACAATAAACCTTGTTTCAAATTACAGTACTTGATCAATCCAGATCAGAAGTCTAGAGTATTCGATAACCATCATCCCGGTCCACTTTATACTTGTGTCTCGGCCTCAAAACTATCCTCAATAGGTGATGCACTGGAGCAAGCTTTAGGtaactttttcaaaattgaaacaCATCTAACTGTTGATAACAGCAAAGTCAACGTCTGGCTGGTAAAGAATTTAtcagaggaagaaataACACTATCTGAGCCGTATCTGATAAACCCTATGCagtttttattttatccagaaaaaatcaaagttACTGATGATATACTTTCAAAGTCGTTAAGAGAATTGGACATTTTGAATGGTATTTTTATTATAGAAACAAAGCGCCGTTCAcggaaaacaaaacagcATTGGGCGTCAAACTATTTCCATTATAATAAACTTAACAGGTCAACGGGCACCATAGGTTTGTCAAACCTTGGTAATACATGTTATATGAATTCTGGTTTGCAATGTCTGGTGCATATTCCTCAGATCAGGGACTATTTTGTTTATAACGggtttgaaaaagaaatcaacgTAAATAACCCTTTGGGATTTCAGGGCCATATGGCTCGTTCGTTCCATGGGTTGATTCAGAGTTTATTTGGAGACAGTATAGCCCCTTTTCCGTCGTACGTGTCTCCAACGCACTTTAAGTCCACCCTTGTCCACTTTAACTCGATGTTTTCAGGCTTCCAGCAACAAGACTCTCAGGAATTTTTGGCTTTCCTTTTGGATAGTTTGCATGAAGATCTAAATAGAATTGTGGAAAAACCCTATGTGGAAAAACCGTCATTGAAACCAGGTGACGATATAAATGATTTTGATACCATTAAGAAGTTAGCGAATGAAACGTGGAAATCTCATTTAATGAGGAATGACTCCATAATCACAGATATTTTTGTTGGGATGTATAAATCCACGCTAGAATGTCCCGAATGTTCCAATGTTTCAATTACATTTGATCCTTATAACGATTTGACTTTACCGCTCCCAATAAATTCCTCCTGGAATGCCCAGGTTAGAATCTTCCCATCAAAATTGCCTCCGTGCATGATAGAGGTGGAGTTGCCCAAAGCTTCTACATATCAAGACTTGAAAGAGTACGTTGCCAAATGTTTGGGTATGAATGCCCAAAATTTGTATGGCTGCGAGGTGTTCAACCATCAATTTTACAATAACTTTGAGTCTCCTGACTCAACTGCTCAATATCTGCCAATTTACGAATTGATATCTGAATCCGACATTGTCGTATTTTATGAACTGGTTTCAGAACCGGGAGATTTGATTATTCCTGTGCTTAATGCGATATCAAATAAAGAATCTAATAATGACAGTCTTTTTGGTGTTCCATTCTTTATAACAATAAAAGCGGCAGATGTAAATAATATTACTTTGCTCAGGCACAAATTGGAAAAGGAATATATTAATCTCAGTGGTGGATACGTTTCACCTAAATCCACTGAAAACAACGAGATAAAGGATATTGCAGCTTTCCCgctgttgcaagagaaGTATCCAGATGTTGACTTTAAGGAATATACAGATATTTTACAATATGCCACCCAATATGATGACAGTACGAATCTCCCTGAAAAGCCTTTGTTTGAAATTAGAATTATAGAGACAGAAAGGAGCACTTCGTACATGAAAGAAAACGTTTCGGGAGAGCCAATAGAATTGTGGACGCCAAGGGCCCACTTAAATTTGGCCTTGGCTCAAGATATTACCGATAAGGTAGATGCTGTAGTCAATGATATCTTCAACTACTCCAACATGCTAATTACAAAACAACAGGAAAAGGGGACGGTGCCAAATAATAGCTTGGAACCAATGGATATTGATAGTTGTTCTGTTTTAGAAAACTGTAGCGACAAGTCAGAGAGCTTTACAAACCTAGGATCTATCACAGAAGAAGCTTGTAATGAATTTTTAAACgaaaaaacagaaagtGGTGCCTTATCAGACACTACAGTGATTACGCCACAGAGTCTGTTGGTATGTTATTGGTCGAAGGAAGTAGCAGATGAAGTGTTTTCGCATGATAATGTGGTCAATTGGGAGAATCCCggaaaaatttcaaataaAGAACTTGAATCAATTAAACTAGCAGAATCAGCTCACGtggaacaagaaacaacgCTGAAAGATTGTTTGAAcctcttttcaaaaaaggaagTTTTAGGAATGAGCGACTCTTGGTATTGCCCAAATTGTAAGGAACATAGACAAGCTACTAAAAAGATTGAACTTTGGAACACACCAGACGTTTTTCTGATTCATCTTAAGAGATTCGAAAATACCCGATCATTTAGTGATAAGATTGATGCAACAATTCTCTTCCCCATTGAAGATCTCGATATGAGCGAATACTTGGTGTACAAAGATGATCCACGGGGTAGTGTCTATGACTTGATAGCTGTTGACAACCATTACGGTGGTATGGGCGGTGGTCACTATACTGCTTATGTGAAGAATTTGACTGACCAAAATTGGTATTATTTTGATGACTCTAGAGTCTCGAAGACGTCTCCTGAAAAAAGCATTGCCGGTTCGGCCTATCTACTGTTTTATTTGCGTCGTGGAAGCTTAAATAATATTGACAGTAAACGGCTAAAAGATATTATAGATACTTCAAGAAGTGAGCATGAGATCCAGATACAAACGTTGTATACTAAACAGGAGGAGCTTTACGAAGTGAACGAAAGCAGCGGTGCTTCCGaagatgaacaagaagatgaagagaACTCAGATACAGCTAAGGAAGACGATGGAAACTCCGACAGCGGAAGTGACGACAATCCTGTTAGTAGTACTGGAACTGAGAGCATGGATGGTTTTTCTCAAGATGAGGTCAGTGTCCCGGttgaaaacgaagaaaatattGCAAAAACAAACACAGAGGATAGGAGTGATACAAATTACTACACAGAAAGCCTCGATGTAGGGCAAACTGATCCGGGGAATGCCTCCGTTAATAGTAGTGACAACGTAGAAAAACGGAAGAAACGATTGTTAAACAAAGTTTATTCTGATAAACTCTTGAATTCATCATCAGAATCCTTGGAACGCTCGGAAAACGGAGACACTGAAAGCGTTGCTTCAATTAGGTCGGGTGGAGAGCGTGTTCCTGTTTTAGACTCCTTGTATGCTTGA
- the KNAG0C02210 gene encoding uncharacterized protein (similar to Saccharomyces cerevisiae YJL193W; ancestral locus Anc_1.143), whose amino-acid sequence MLTRLRPYLHIVILCLIWYIISSLGSQVTKQILTVSALPLFLGEFQFIYTALLAAASCCLAYSYPYFYDMFPAGTFPEYSCKQITTRRGASVITRPSAHIVQTVLPLGVFQFVGKYFGHTATSLVPVSTVASIKTVSPVFILLIQKILRIETLRFDIILCFSLSCLVSGVWIIVAEDSKHYESKGKSSNYSSWGVLCAIISMFIFVGQNIYGKKVFTFKSKVTKLKNEPEREDSPLPIYSELKPRGEEIGKIKYDKMTLMIYISSVGFLLSFGWFMTLEFPIVWGYLMRGKPSPLIQVFPWKLYLLNGTLHFLQAMIAYHLLGEVSTLTYSIANLMKRIAIISVSWLFVGRPITFFQVFGLLMNTLGLFLYEKCSSDRKKTKLRPD is encoded by the coding sequence ATGTTGACTCGGCTGCGTCCATATCTGCATATCGTGATATTGTGCCTTATTTGGTATATTATCTCGTCATTGGGCTCACAGGTGACCAAACAAATATTGACGGTCAGTGCATTGCCTCTCTTCCTCGGAGAGTTCCAATTCATATACACAGCATTACTGGCTGCCGCCTCATGCTGTTTGGCTTATTCATATCCGTACTTCTACGATATGTTTCCTGCTGGAACTTTCCCGGAGTATTCCTGTAAGCAGATAACAACGCGACGGGGAGCATCGGTTATAACAAGACCATCGGCGCATATCGTCCAGACCGTATTACCGCTAGGTGTATTTCAATTTGTTGGGAAATATTTTGGTCACACAGCAACGTCGTTAGTCCCTGTCTCTACAGTGGCCAGCATCAAAACTGTATCTCCTGTTTTCATTCTCttgattcaaaaaatacttAGGATTGAAACATTAAGGTTCGATATTATCCTGTGTTTCAGCTTATCGTGTTTGGTGTCTGGTGTTTGGATTATAGTTGCTGAGGACAGTAAACACTACGAAAGTAAAGGAAAGTCTTCTAATTACTCCTCATGGGGTGTTCTTTGTGCGATTATTTCTATGTTCATATTTGTTGGACAAAACATATACGGGAAGAAGGTATTTACTTTCAAAAGCAAAGTGACCAAGTTGAAAAACGAGCCCGAGAGAGAAGATTCGCCATTGCCCATTTATTCTGAATTAAAGCCAAGgggagaagaaattggGAAGATCAAGTATGATAAGATGACTCTGATGATTTACATCTCGTCCGTCGGCTTTTTATTATCCTTTGGCTGGTTTATGACTCTAGAGTTCCCAATTGTCTGGGGATATCTGATGCGAGGGAAACCGTCGCCCCTAATTCAAGTCTTCCCTTGGAAATTGTATCTGTTAAACGGTACCTTGCATTTCCTCCAGGCTATGATCGCATATCATCTGCTCGGCGAGGTTTCTACTTTGACATACTCGATTGCAAACCTGATGAAGAGAATAGCGATTATCTCTGTCAGTTGGTTGTTTGTTGGTCGCCCAATCACATTTTTTCAAGTATTTGGGTTACTGATGAATACATTAGGACTATTCTTATATGAAAAATGTAGTAGTGACAGGAAGAAAACTAAATTACGTCCCGACTAA